AGGAGACCCATCACCTCGTGCGGGGGCAGGTCGAGCCGGGCGTAGGCGCGGACGGCGGTGCGCAGCTGGCCCATGACGGCGGCGGCGCGCAGGCCGCGTCCCATGACGTCGCCGATGACCAGGGCGGTGCGGCCGGCGCCGAGGCGGATGACGTCGTACCAGTCGCCGCCGACCGCGGCGTCGGCGCCGCCGGGCTGGTAGGTGGCGGCGACGCGGAGGTCGGCGGGCTGTTCGAGCTTCTGCGGGAGGAGGCTGCGCTGGAGGGTGACGGCGGCTTCGCGCTGGCGGCGTTCGGCGTCGCGGACCCGGGTGGCGGCCTGGACCTGGTCGGTGACCTCGGCTGCGTAGATGAGGAGGCCGGCGGGCGGTCGCGGTCCGGGTTGGAGGCCGGCGGTGCCGTGCGGCGGGTCGGCGGGGGCGAGCGGGACGCAGGAGACGTTGTAGTAGCGGCTGCCGGCGGGGCCGAGGATGCAGCGGGCCTTGACGCTGCGGGGGCGGCCGCCGCGCAGGGCCTGGTCCATGAGGGGGAGGACGCCGAGGGCGCCGAGTTCGGGGAGGCCGTCGGCGGCGGGCAGGCCGGCGGTCCGCTCGCCGAAGAGCTCGCGGTAGGCGTTGTTGGCGTACCCGAGCTGGTGGAGCGGGCCGTAGGTGACCGCGACGGGGGCGGGGAGCCGGTCCAGGACGCCGTGGAGGTCGTAGAGCTCGTGGATCTCGCGGTGGTCGAGGGCGGCGGCCGCGGTGGCTGGGTCGCGGGGGCCGGGGAGGGGCAGGGATTCGGTGGACGTCGAGGACGGGGCGGTGCGCCGCGGGGCTCCGGTGAGCCGGGCGCTCCAGCGCATGAGGTTCAACGTCGGCCGCTTCCTCGGTGTGGGGGCTGATCGGTTATCTGAGTGGTCATCACATGATGTGCTCGGGGCAGCACGGGCCGTGATGATCGGCTGGGCAGATCCTGTCAGGCGGAGGTGTCGTTTCGGAAGTCGTATCGCCGGTCCGGCGCATTCGCTACAGACCGGCGTACGCGGGGCGCTAGGGGCGTTCCGGGAACCCCGACTCGAACTCCGCGCGCGGGTGCTCGACGGTGCCGAGGGAGACGACCTCGCGGCTGAAGAGCCCGCCGAGCACCCAGTCGGTGAAGACCCGGACCCGGCGGTCGAGGCTGGGCAGTCGCCGCAGGTGGCGGGCGCGGTGCAGCCACCAGGCGCGGCGGCCGGTGAGCCGGCCGCGCCGGGTGTGGGCGACGCCGCGGCCGAGTCCGAGCGAGGTGGAGCAGTGGATGCGCTCGGGCCGGTAGGGGGTGGGGGTCCGGCGTTCCAGGTCGGCGAGCAGGTTGTCGGCGAGGAGCCGGGCCTGGGCGAGCGCGTGCTCGGCGTTGGGGGCGCACAGCGCGTCGTCGGCCGCCGGGTCCGGGACGGCCGCGCAGTCGCCGGCGGCCCAGGCGCCGGCCAGCGGGACGCCGCCGGGGCCGCGGACCTGGAGGGTGGGCAGGCAGCGGACCCGCCCGGTGAGGTCGAGCGGGAGGTCGGTGTCGCGGAGCAGCGGGGCCGGGCGGACGCCGGCCGTCCAGACGAGGGTGCGGGCGGCGAAGCGGCTGCCGTCGGAGAGGACCATGACCCGGTCGGCGGCCGATTCCAGGGTGGTGCCGAGGCGGACGTCGATGCTGCGTTCGCGCAGTTCGGCGAGGGTGTGGGCGGCGAGGTCGGCGCTCTCGCGGGGCAGGATCCGCTCGGTGGCCTCGGCCAGGACCCAGCGCAGGTCCTCGGAGGTGAGGTTGTGGTAGCCGCGGACGGCGTAGCGGGCCATGTCCTCGAGTTCGGCGAGGGCGCCGACGCCCGCGTAGCCGGCTCCGACGAACAGGAAGGTGAGGGCGGCCTGGCGGAGTTCGGGGTCGCGGGTGGAGGAGGCGAGGTCGAGCTGTTCGAGGACGTGGTTGCGGAGGGCGACCGCCTCGCCGACGGAGGCGAAGCCGAGTCCGTGGTCGGCGAGGCCGGGGACGGGGTCGGTGCGGGAGACCGAGCCGGGGGTCAGGACCAGGTGGTCGTAGGACAGTTCGACGGGCTGGGCGGTGCCGCCGCGGGGGACGGTGTCAACCTGGGCGGTCCGGCCGGCGTGGTCGATCCGGGTGATCCGTGCGGTGAGCACCCGGCAGTGCGGCAGGACACGGCGCAGCGGCACGACGACGTGGCGCGGGTCGATGCTGCCTGCGGCGACCTCGGCGAGCAGCGGGTGGTAGGTGAGGTACGGCTGGGGCTCGACCACGGTGATCTCGGCGTCCCCGGTGCGCAGCCGGGGGACGAGGGCCTGTTGCAGGGTGAGAGCCGCGGCCATGCCGGCGCATCCGCCGCCGACGATGAGAATCCTGATGGGGCA
This genomic window from Streptomyces sp. TLI_235 contains:
- a CDS encoding PAS domain-containing protein, giving the protein MRWSARLTGAPRRTAPSSTSTESLPLPGPRDPATAAAALDHREIHELYDLHGVLDRLPAPVAVTYGPLHQLGYANNAYRELFGERTAGLPAADGLPELGALGVLPLMDQALRGGRPRSVKARCILGPAGSRYYNVSCVPLAPADPPHGTAGLQPGPRPPAGLLIYAAEVTDQVQAATRVRDAERRQREAAVTLQRSLLPQKLEQPADLRVAATYQPGGADAAVGGDWYDVIRLGAGRTALVIGDVMGRGLRAAAVMGQLRTAVRAYARLDLPPHEVMGLLDGLAMEIDANQIATCTYAVWDPAPGTLEYASAGHLPLLLRCPDGSVLQGEEQNGPPLGTGGGSHVSHTLKLLPGTTGVLYTDGLVERRDEDIDHGLDLLARTLAGAVGGPEVVCARLLRAMGVTAEHDDDVAVLAFQLPLEPEGSDV
- a CDS encoding NADH dehydrogenase FAD-containing subunit, with the translated sequence MAAALTLQQALVPRLRTGDAEITVVEPQPYLTYHPLLAEVAAGSIDPRHVVVPLRRVLPHCRVLTARITRIDHAGRTAQVDTVPRGGTAQPVELSYDHLVLTPGSVSRTDPVPGLADHGLGFASVGEAVALRNHVLEQLDLASSTRDPELRQAALTFLFVGAGYAGVGALAELEDMARYAVRGYHNLTSEDLRWVLAEATERILPRESADLAAHTLAELRERSIDVRLGTTLESAADRVMVLSDGSRFAARTLVWTAGVRPAPLLRDTDLPLDLTGRVRCLPTLQVRGPGGVPLAGAWAAGDCAAVPDPAADDALCAPNAEHALAQARLLADNLLADLERRTPTPYRPERIHCSTSLGLGRGVAHTRRGRLTGRRAWWLHRARHLRRLPSLDRRVRVFTDWVLGGLFSREVVSLGTVEHPRAEFESGFPERP